In one Streptomyces sp. NBC_00597 genomic region, the following are encoded:
- a CDS encoding regulator, translating into MTERPAQRVPNRQLAALIAEAGFSNAGLARRVDQLGLEHGLDLRYDKTSVTRWLRGQQPRGTTPALIAEVFTRRLGRRLSAQDLGLDACAPVYAGLEFAATPEEAVDIASGLWRKDSGSHAELRKIAFTPAGLVVPSRDWLIGRPDERVGRGADPTTATRVPVQGRGSVPRQRQIDRGPGQRVTGGDIAALRSVSELFRTLDQAYGGGHARQALVRYLEHEAEPMLRGTYGETTGRRLFSAAADLTRLAGWTSYDIAAHGLAQRYFVQALRLAQAAGDRPYGSYVLVTMSRQAVYLGHGREAVQLARVAQQGVGSGPPPVVQALLHSAEARGHAVLGEVRAATASLVRAERALGGARPGDDVPHWARLFDEAQLADEFGHCHRDLQQYRASAQHAERSLQLRAPGFARSRLFCRVVLATARLGLGELDQACALGAEAAQQAMEMRSVRAVEYVRDFERRLEPYRDASAVRTYRDRVAALP; encoded by the coding sequence ATGACGGAACGACCTGCCCAGCGCGTCCCCAACCGGCAGCTCGCGGCGCTGATCGCGGAAGCCGGGTTCTCCAACGCCGGTCTGGCCCGCCGCGTCGACCAGCTCGGCCTCGAACACGGTCTCGATCTGCGGTACGACAAGACCTCCGTGACCCGGTGGCTGCGCGGGCAGCAGCCGCGCGGCACCACCCCGGCGCTGATCGCCGAGGTCTTCACCCGCCGGCTGGGCCGGCGGCTCTCCGCCCAGGACCTGGGCCTGGACGCCTGCGCGCCCGTCTACGCCGGTCTGGAGTTCGCGGCCACCCCGGAGGAGGCCGTCGACATCGCCAGCGGTCTGTGGCGCAAGGACTCCGGTTCCCACGCCGAGCTGCGGAAGATCGCGTTCACCCCGGCCGGACTGGTCGTACCCAGCCGGGACTGGCTCATCGGGCGGCCCGACGAGCGGGTGGGCCGCGGCGCCGATCCGACGACCGCGACCCGGGTCCCGGTGCAGGGGCGCGGCTCGGTGCCCCGCCAGCGGCAGATCGACCGGGGGCCCGGCCAGCGGGTGACCGGCGGGGACATCGCGGCGCTGCGGTCGGTGAGCGAGCTGTTCCGGACCCTCGACCAGGCCTACGGCGGCGGGCACGCCCGACAGGCCCTGGTGCGCTACCTGGAGCACGAGGCCGAGCCCATGCTCCGCGGCACCTACGGGGAGACCACCGGGCGGCGGCTGTTCTCCGCCGCCGCCGACCTGACCCGGCTCGCCGGCTGGACCTCGTACGACATCGCCGCGCACGGGCTCGCCCAGCGCTACTTCGTCCAGGCCCTGCGCCTCGCACAGGCGGCCGGGGACCGGCCGTACGGCTCGTACGTGCTCGTGACCATGAGCCGGCAGGCCGTCTACCTCGGCCACGGCCGGGAGGCGGTGCAGCTGGCCCGGGTCGCGCAGCAGGGCGTCGGCTCCGGGCCGCCGCCGGTGGTGCAGGCGCTGCTGCACTCCGCGGAGGCGCGCGGGCACGCGGTGCTGGGCGAGGTCCGGGCGGCGACGGCTTCGCTGGTGCGGGCCGAGCGGGCGCTGGGCGGGGCCCGGCCGGGGGACGACGTACCGCACTGGGCGCGCCTCTTCGACGAGGCGCAGCTGGCGGACGAGTTCGGGCACTGCCACCGGGACCTCCAGCAGTACCGGGCCTCGGCCCAGCACGCGGAGCGCTCGCTGCAGCTGCGGGCGCCGGGCTTCGCGCGCTCGCGGCTGTTCTGCCGGGTGGTGCTGGCCACGGCCCGGTTGGGGCTGGGCGAGCTGGACCAGGCGTGCGCGCTGGGCGCGGAGGCCGCGCAGCAGGCGATGGAGATGCGGTCGGTGCGCGCGGTGGAGTACGTACGGGACTTCGAGCGCCGGCTGGAGCCGTACCGGGACGCCTCGGCAGTACGGACGTACCGGGACCGGGTCGCGGCCCTGCCGTGA
- a CDS encoding FAD-dependent oxidoreductase yields the protein MLSSSHRAAQHADVVIVGAGVSGLAAAHHLIAAGVAVTVLEAADDPGGRMATEHVDGFRLDRIGQLLNTSYTELDRTPGLAGLVLRPFAPGVLVHTDGRQLRAGALTPARALASGSFDQARLSAYLGRLAALPVERVLARPERTALAALRSRTHGATLRPLLSALLRDPELTTSSRVADLALRTFARGRLAVPEGGAAALPDLLAAALPPGTVRTGVRVRSVATNLVTTEEHGDFSCRSAVLATGARAASELLPGLRVPAFHEVTVIHHATAAPLPWDGSLLLDADTRWPVAHTAVMSAVDPVRAPAGRSLVTTTVLGPPPPARTVASRLARLYETGTRDWELLAVHHAPEAVPAMPPPYDLRRPVRVLAGLYVCGDHRDSNTVQGALHSARRAATAVLRDFGIRLPASAEPALPAVA from the coding sequence GTGCTCAGCAGCTCACACCGCGCCGCACAGCATGCGGACGTCGTCATCGTAGGAGCCGGGGTCTCAGGACTCGCGGCGGCGCACCACTTGATCGCGGCAGGGGTCGCGGTCACCGTCCTGGAAGCCGCCGACGATCCCGGCGGCCGGATGGCCACCGAGCACGTCGACGGATTCCGGCTGGACCGGATCGGGCAGTTGCTCAACACCTCGTACACGGAGCTCGACCGGACCCCCGGCCTAGCCGGCCTGGTCCTGCGGCCCTTCGCGCCGGGGGTGCTCGTCCACACCGACGGCAGGCAGTTGCGGGCCGGGGCCCTGACCCCGGCCCGCGCGCTGGCCAGCGGATCCTTCGACCAGGCCCGGCTCAGCGCCTACCTCGGCCGGCTCGCCGCCCTGCCGGTGGAACGCGTACTGGCCCGCCCCGAGCGCACGGCGCTGGCCGCCCTGCGCTCCCGGACCCACGGCGCGACCCTGCGGCCCCTGCTCTCCGCGCTGCTCCGCGATCCGGAACTCACCACCTCCAGCCGGGTTGCCGACCTCGCCCTGCGCACCTTCGCCCGCGGCCGGCTCGCCGTGCCCGAGGGTGGAGCAGCGGCCCTGCCCGACCTGCTCGCCGCCGCGCTGCCACCGGGCACGGTGCGCACCGGGGTCCGGGTCCGGTCGGTGGCGACCAACCTGGTCACCACCGAGGAACACGGCGACTTCAGCTGCCGTTCCGCCGTCCTGGCCACCGGGGCGCGGGCGGCCTCGGAACTGCTGCCGGGGCTGCGGGTTCCGGCGTTCCACGAGGTCACCGTCATCCACCACGCCACCGCCGCGCCGCTCCCCTGGGACGGCTCGCTCCTGCTGGACGCCGACACCCGGTGGCCCGTCGCCCACACCGCGGTGATGAGCGCGGTCGACCCGGTGCGGGCCCCCGCCGGCCGGAGCCTGGTCACCACCACCGTGCTCGGCCCGCCGCCGCCCGCCCGCACGGTCGCCTCGCGCCTGGCCCGGCTGTACGAGACCGGCACCCGGGACTGGGAGCTGCTGGCAGTCCACCACGCCCCGGAGGCCGTCCCCGCGATGCCGCCGCCGTACGACCTGCGCCGTCCGGTCCGGGTCCTGGCCGGGCTGTACGTGTGCGGGGACCACCGCGACTCCAACACGGTCCAGGGGGCGCTGCACTCGGCCCGCCGCGCCGCCACGGCCGTCCTGCGCGACTTCGGCATCCGGCTCCCGGCGAGCGCGGAACCAGCCCTTCCGGCGGTGGCCTGA
- a CDS encoding TIGR01777 family oxidoreductase, translating into MRIAITGSTGLIGHALVRSLRADGHDVVRFVRRTPAAPDEAAWDPRRGYVDPAGLAGCAAVVHLAGAGVGDRRWNAAYKREIRDSRVRGTDAMARAIAALDAPPAVFVCGTAVGYYGDTGEHAVDEHAPAGQGFLPEVCIEWEAAAAPAQEAGVRTVFARTGLVVAAEGGAWGKLFPIFRAGVGGRLGNGRQYWSFISLHDEIAALRYAVDTPELSGPVNLTAPEPLTNREVTAAMGRVLRRPTPFPVPAAAMRVVLGEFAGDVLGSQRVLPSRLLESGFTFRHPGIDEAIRAALGR; encoded by the coding sequence ATGCGCATTGCGATCACCGGGTCGACCGGGCTCATCGGGCATGCCCTCGTACGGTCCCTGCGGGCGGACGGGCACGACGTGGTGCGGTTCGTGCGCCGCACGCCCGCCGCTCCCGACGAGGCGGCCTGGGATCCGCGCCGCGGGTACGTCGACCCCGCCGGGCTCGCCGGCTGCGCGGCCGTCGTCCACCTCGCCGGGGCCGGGGTCGGCGACCGCCGGTGGAACGCCGCGTACAAGCGGGAGATCCGGGACAGCCGGGTCCGCGGCACCGACGCCATGGCCCGGGCGATCGCCGCGCTGGACGCGCCGCCCGCCGTCTTCGTCTGCGGCACCGCCGTCGGCTACTACGGCGACACCGGCGAGCACGCCGTCGACGAGCACGCCCCGGCGGGGCAGGGCTTCCTGCCGGAGGTCTGCATCGAGTGGGAGGCGGCCGCCGCCCCCGCCCAGGAGGCCGGCGTACGGACGGTGTTCGCCCGGACCGGACTGGTGGTCGCCGCCGAGGGCGGGGCCTGGGGCAAGCTGTTCCCGATCTTCCGGGCGGGGGTCGGCGGCAGGCTCGGCAACGGCCGCCAGTACTGGTCCTTCATCTCCCTGCACGACGAGATCGCCGCCCTGCGGTACGCCGTCGACACCCCGGAGCTGTCCGGCCCCGTCAACCTGACCGCCCCCGAGCCGCTGACGAACCGTGAGGTCACCGCCGCGATGGGCCGCGTACTGCGCAGGCCGACGCCGTTCCCCGTACCGGCGGCGGCCATGCGCGTGGTGCTCGGCGAGTTCGCCGGGGACGTGTTGGGCAGTCAGCGGGTGCTGCCCTCCCGGCTGCTGGAGTCCGGGTTCACCTTCCGGCACCCCGGGATCGACGAGGCGATCCGGGCCGCCCTCGGCCGGTAG
- a CDS encoding VIT family protein, producing the protein MTDTGTHGSAEQSAAISTRLNWLRAGVLGANDGIISTAGLVVGVAGATTSRASILEAGVAGLLAGSLSMAAGEYVSVSSQRDSERAALEAERRELAEEPEAELEELTQLLEARGLNRELAREAAVQLTERDALKAHARVELGINPDELANPWHAAFASLIAFTVGAVLPLLAIVLPGPSQRVPVTVAAVLGALTLCGVISARLGGAPAPRAVLRNVTGGALAMAVTYAVGTWLGTV; encoded by the coding sequence GTGACGGATACGGGTACGCACGGGTCGGCGGAGCAGAGCGCGGCGATCAGCACACGGTTGAACTGGCTGCGGGCGGGGGTGCTCGGCGCGAACGACGGGATCATTTCCACCGCCGGGCTGGTGGTGGGCGTGGCCGGGGCCACCACCTCGCGCGCGTCGATCCTGGAGGCGGGAGTGGCCGGACTGCTGGCGGGATCGCTGTCGATGGCGGCGGGGGAGTACGTCTCGGTGAGCTCCCAGCGGGACTCGGAACGGGCCGCCCTGGAGGCGGAGCGGCGGGAGCTGGCGGAGGAGCCGGAAGCGGAGCTGGAGGAACTGACCCAGCTGCTGGAGGCCAGGGGGCTGAACCGGGAACTCGCCAGGGAGGCGGCGGTGCAGCTGACGGAGCGCGACGCGCTGAAGGCGCACGCCCGGGTGGAGCTCGGGATCAACCCCGACGAGCTGGCCAACCCCTGGCACGCGGCGTTCGCCAGCCTGATCGCCTTCACGGTGGGGGCGGTGCTGCCGCTGCTGGCGATCGTGCTGCCGGGGCCGTCGCAGCGGGTACCGGTGACGGTGGCGGCGGTGCTGGGGGCGCTCACCCTGTGCGGGGTGATCAGCGCACGGCTGGGCGGTGCCCCCGCCCCGCGGGCGGTCTTGCGCAACGTCACCGGCGGCGCCCTGGCGATGGCGGTCACGTACGCGGTGGGCACCTGGCTGGGAACCGTCTGA
- a CDS encoding PP2C family protein-serine/threonine phosphatase, which produces MRRRREEPGWLQGKPPPRWARLAPAVALVGLVLAQRATPGDIELGFFLAGLPPVAAFAYGAAGTAVFAALVLFLLGEPWIGVAHARGTDLATVAAIGLLSVVIAWVRRRRDAQLVSVRTVAEAAQLAVLPPVPDRVGPVRCAGLYRAAQRGTLVGGDLYDVRAGPYGVRALVGDVQGHGLAAVGTVAALLGAFREGVLDDPELAGVAARLDRRLLADTAAPARPAADTTGPPGPADPAGPADPAGPGDGSAGHPELFATALLLEFPPGLGLVRIVSCGHPPALLLRASTVSEVTVEPGPPLGLGLAGEDLAVVADVPLLPGDRLLAHTDGVTEARDAAGEFYPLAARVPVLAKDPQGLVGAVWQDLVKFTDGGPRDDVALLVLSLPDSTDGAG; this is translated from the coding sequence GTGAGACGCCGACGCGAGGAGCCCGGCTGGCTGCAGGGAAAGCCACCACCACGCTGGGCGCGGCTCGCACCCGCCGTGGCGCTGGTGGGGCTGGTCCTCGCGCAGCGGGCCACCCCGGGTGACATCGAGCTGGGCTTCTTCCTCGCCGGCCTGCCCCCGGTGGCGGCGTTCGCGTACGGGGCCGCCGGGACCGCCGTCTTCGCCGCCCTGGTGCTCTTCCTGCTCGGGGAGCCGTGGATCGGGGTCGCTCACGCCCGGGGCACCGACCTGGCCACGGTGGCCGCGATCGGGCTGCTCAGCGTGGTGATCGCCTGGGTCCGGCGGCGCCGTGACGCCCAGCTGGTCAGCGTACGGACCGTCGCGGAGGCGGCGCAGCTGGCGGTGCTGCCGCCGGTGCCGGACCGGGTCGGTCCGGTGCGCTGCGCCGGGCTGTACCGGGCCGCCCAGCGCGGCACCCTGGTCGGCGGCGACCTGTACGACGTACGGGCCGGGCCGTACGGGGTGCGGGCGCTGGTCGGGGACGTGCAGGGGCACGGCCTGGCGGCCGTCGGCACGGTGGCCGCCTTGCTCGGCGCCTTCCGGGAAGGGGTACTGGACGATCCGGAGCTCGCGGGTGTGGCGGCCCGGCTGGACCGCAGACTGCTGGCCGACACCGCGGCCCCGGCGCGCCCTGCGGCGGACACCACGGGCCCGCCCGGCCCGGCGGACCCGGCCGGCCCCGCGGACCCCGCCGGGCCGGGCGACGGATCGGCCGGGCATCCGGAGCTGTTCGCGACGGCGCTGCTGCTGGAGTTCCCGCCCGGGCTGGGGCTCGTACGGATCGTTTCGTGCGGGCATCCGCCGGCGCTGCTGCTCCGGGCCTCCACCGTGTCGGAGGTGACCGTCGAGCCGGGCCCTCCGCTGGGGCTCGGGCTCGCCGGAGAGGACCTCGCGGTGGTGGCCGACGTACCTCTGCTGCCGGGCGACCGGCTGCTCGCGCACACGGACGGGGTGACCGAGGCCCGGGACGCGGCGGGCGAGTTCTACCCGCTGGCCGCCCGGGTCCCGGTCCTGGCGAAGGATCCGCAGGGGCTGGTCGGGGCGGTGTGGCAGGACCTGGTGAAGTTCACCGACGGCGGCCCGCGCGACGACGTGGCCCTGCTGGTGCTGTCCCTCCCGGACTCCACGGACGGCGCCGGATGA
- a CDS encoding ArsC/Spx/MgsR family protein, whose product MEIWINPACSKCRSALTLLDAEGAQYTVRRYLEDVPSEGEIREVLDRLGLEPWDITRTSDPLAKETGVRDLPREETDEARGLWIAHLAAHPKLIQRPIITAEDGTAVVARSEEAVREALSRRG is encoded by the coding sequence ATGGAGATCTGGATCAATCCCGCCTGTTCGAAGTGCCGCAGCGCGCTGACCTTGCTGGACGCGGAGGGTGCGCAGTACACGGTGCGCCGGTACCTGGAGGACGTGCCGAGCGAGGGCGAGATCCGCGAGGTCCTGGACCGGCTCGGCCTGGAGCCGTGGGACATCACGCGCACCTCGGACCCGCTCGCGAAGGAGACCGGCGTACGGGACCTGCCGCGCGAGGAGACGGACGAGGCCCGCGGGCTCTGGATAGCCCACCTGGCGGCGCACCCGAAGCTCATCCAGCGCCCGATCATCACAGCGGAGGACGGCACGGCGGTGGTCGCCCGCTCGGAGGAGGCGGTCCGCGAGGCCCTGTCCCGCCGGGGCTGA
- a CDS encoding PLP-dependent aminotransferase family protein: MTSDDTAPASATGTDPGSGSGGADLHLELPAHGARRAALARALRDAVRSGRLVGGTRLPPYRALAADLGLARNAVADAYAELVAEGWFTARQGSGTRVAEGVAVATTPAAPAAAVPEGPRHDLLQGKPDPASFPRGAWSASARRALAEAPTEAFGPGDPRGRPELRRALAAYLSRARGVRTDPGNIVVCSGFANGLRLLASLRPRDWAVEEYGLPFHHGILEAAGVRPHPVAVDEDGALTDAVPARARTLLLTPAHQFPTGARLLPARRAAAVEWARTTGSLIVEDDYDGEFRYDRKPVGAVQGLAPGHVVYAGSLSKSLSPAVRLGWLVLPDHLVERVLAAKGLRESWASALDQLALADFIECGAYDRHIRRMRHRYRDRRDQLVSALASRAPQLRVTGISAGLHAVLELPPGTEAAALGAARAAGLALDGLSGYRHPAAAGAGGGREGLVVGYAAPPEAAFGRAVEALAAAVGSVAAPRP; the protein is encoded by the coding sequence ATGACGTCCGACGACACCGCCCCCGCGTCCGCCACGGGCACCGATCCGGGCAGCGGCTCCGGCGGGGCCGATCTGCACCTTGAGCTCCCCGCGCACGGTGCCCGGCGGGCCGCCCTGGCCCGGGCCCTGCGGGACGCCGTGCGCAGCGGCCGGCTCGTCGGGGGGACCCGACTGCCGCCGTACCGGGCGCTGGCCGCCGACCTCGGGCTGGCCCGCAACGCCGTCGCCGACGCGTACGCCGAGCTGGTGGCCGAGGGCTGGTTCACCGCCCGGCAGGGCTCCGGCACCCGCGTCGCCGAGGGGGTCGCCGTCGCCACCACCCCGGCGGCGCCGGCCGCGGCCGTCCCGGAGGGGCCGCGGCACGACCTGCTCCAGGGCAAGCCCGACCCCGCCTCCTTCCCGCGGGGCGCCTGGTCCGCGAGTGCCCGGCGGGCCCTGGCCGAGGCTCCCACCGAAGCCTTCGGGCCCGGCGATCCCCGGGGCCGCCCGGAGCTGCGGCGGGCACTGGCCGCGTACCTGTCCCGGGCCCGGGGCGTGCGTACCGACCCGGGGAACATCGTGGTGTGCTCCGGCTTCGCGAACGGCCTGCGGCTCCTCGCGTCGCTACGGCCCCGCGACTGGGCCGTGGAGGAGTACGGACTCCCCTTCCACCACGGCATCCTCGAAGCCGCCGGGGTCCGCCCGCACCCCGTGGCCGTCGACGAGGACGGCGCCCTTACGGACGCGGTCCCGGCCCGGGCGCGCACGCTGTTGCTGACCCCGGCCCACCAGTTCCCGACGGGGGCCCGGCTGCTCCCGGCGCGGCGTGCCGCCGCCGTGGAGTGGGCCCGTACGACGGGCTCCCTGATCGTGGAGGACGACTACGACGGGGAGTTCCGCTACGACCGCAAACCGGTCGGCGCGGTCCAGGGGCTAGCCCCCGGGCACGTCGTCTACGCGGGCTCGCTGAGCAAGTCCCTCTCCCCCGCGGTCCGCCTGGGCTGGCTGGTGCTGCCGGACCACCTGGTCGAGCGGGTCCTCGCGGCGAAGGGCTTGCGGGAATCCTGGGCGAGCGCCCTGGACCAGCTGGCACTGGCCGACTTCATCGAGTGCGGCGCCTACGACCGCCACATCCGCCGCATGCGCCACCGCTACCGCGACCGTCGCGACCAGCTGGTGTCCGCGCTGGCCTCCCGGGCCCCGCAGTTGCGGGTGACGGGCATCTCGGCGGGTCTGCACGCGGTCCTGGAGCTCCCGCCGGGTACGGAGGCCGCGGCGCTGGGGGCGGCCCGGGCGGCGGGCCTGGCCCTGGACGGCCTCTCGGGGTACCGGCACCCCGCCGCGGCGGGGGCGGGAGGGGGCAGGGAGGGGCTGGTGGTGGGGTACGCGGCGCCGCCGGAAGCGGCGTTCGGTCGGGCGGTGGAGGCACTGGCGGCTGCGGTGGGTTCCGTGGCCGCGCCACGGCCGTAG
- a CDS encoding Gfo/Idh/MocA family protein → MTSTGGPTDSSRLPARPRVGLLGTGPWAHRTHAPALAAHSGSDFAGVWGRRPEAAAELADAYGVKVYEDPDALFADCDVVAFALPPDVQAPLAVRAAAAGRHLLLDKPVATTTRDARAVADAAARHGVASVVFLTLRFAEPAAGWVAEQAARSGWFTASAHWLGAVFPPDGAPSAYAASPWRKDKGGLWDVGPHALSVLIPVLGDVTSVTAARGPSDVVQLVLRHASGAASTAVLSLGAPAAAAGVGLELRGAEGVFSLPNWTDVPGAYGRALDALVTAARTGVADPRDAEFAARLTQILAEAEEQLPA, encoded by the coding sequence TTGACTTCGACCGGTGGCCCCACGGACTCCTCCCGCCTGCCGGCCCGCCCCCGGGTCGGCCTGCTGGGCACCGGCCCCTGGGCCCACCGCACCCATGCCCCAGCCCTCGCCGCGCACTCCGGCTCCGACTTCGCCGGAGTGTGGGGACGGCGCCCCGAAGCGGCCGCCGAGCTGGCCGACGCGTACGGCGTGAAGGTGTACGAAGACCCCGACGCGCTGTTCGCCGATTGTGACGTCGTTGCCTTCGCCCTGCCGCCGGACGTACAGGCTCCGCTCGCCGTGCGCGCCGCCGCCGCGGGCCGCCACCTGCTCCTCGACAAGCCCGTCGCCACGACCACCCGGGACGCCCGCGCCGTGGCCGACGCCGCCGCCCGGCACGGCGTCGCCTCCGTCGTCTTCCTCACCCTCCGCTTCGCCGAGCCCGCCGCCGGCTGGGTCGCCGAGCAGGCCGCCCGCTCCGGCTGGTTCACCGCGAGCGCCCACTGGCTCGGCGCCGTCTTCCCGCCCGACGGTGCGCCCAGCGCGTACGCCGCCTCGCCCTGGCGCAAGGACAAGGGCGGGCTCTGGGACGTCGGCCCGCACGCCCTGTCCGTCCTGATCCCGGTCCTGGGCGACGTCACGTCCGTCACCGCCGCCCGCGGGCCGTCCGACGTGGTCCAGCTCGTCCTGCGGCACGCGTCGGGCGCCGCCAGCACCGCCGTGCTCAGCCTGGGCGCGCCGGCCGCGGCGGCCGGGGTGGGGCTGGAACTGCGCGGGGCCGAAGGGGTGTTCTCGCTGCCCAACTGGACCGATGTGCCCGGGGCGTACGGGCGCGCCCTGGACGCGCTGGTCACCGCCGCCCGGACCGGGGTGGCGGACCCGCGCGACGCGGAGTTCGCGGCCCGGCTGACGCAGATCCTGGCGGAGGCCGAGGAGCAGCTGCCGGCCTGA
- the glnII gene encoding glutamine synthetase: MSYKAEYIWIDGTEPTAKLRSKTKILADGDALPIWGFDGSSTNQAEGHASDRVLQPVFSCPDPIRGGDNLLVLCEVMNIDMTPHESNTRALLRPIAEQFADQEPIFGIEQEYTFFDGIRPLGFPVGGFPAAQGGYYCGVGSDEIFGRDIVEKHLDHCLAAGLSISGINAEVMPGQWEFQVGPVGPLEVSDQLWIARWLLYRTAEDFNVSATLNPKPVKGDWNGAGAHTNFSTKAMREDYRAIITACESLGEGSKPLDHVKNYGAGIDERLTGLHETAPWNEFSYGVSDRGASVRIPWQVEKDGKGYIEDRRPNANVDPYVVTRLITDTCCASLKKEGLV; the protein is encoded by the coding sequence GTGAGCTACAAGGCTGAGTACATCTGGATCGACGGCACCGAGCCGACGGCGAAGCTGCGCTCCAAGACGAAGATCCTGGCCGACGGCGACGCGCTGCCGATCTGGGGCTTCGACGGATCGAGCACCAACCAGGCCGAGGGCCACGCCTCCGACCGCGTGCTCCAGCCGGTGTTCTCCTGCCCGGACCCGATCCGCGGCGGCGACAACCTCCTCGTGCTCTGCGAGGTCATGAACATCGACATGACCCCGCACGAGTCGAACACCCGCGCCCTGCTGCGCCCGATCGCCGAGCAGTTCGCGGACCAGGAGCCGATCTTCGGCATCGAGCAGGAGTACACCTTCTTCGACGGCATCCGGCCGCTCGGCTTCCCGGTGGGCGGCTTCCCCGCCGCGCAGGGCGGCTACTACTGCGGAGTCGGCTCGGACGAGATCTTCGGCCGCGACATCGTCGAGAAGCACCTGGACCACTGCCTCGCGGCGGGCCTGAGCATCTCCGGCATCAACGCCGAGGTCATGCCCGGCCAGTGGGAGTTCCAGGTCGGCCCCGTCGGCCCGCTGGAGGTCTCGGACCAGCTGTGGATCGCGCGCTGGCTGCTGTACCGCACCGCCGAGGACTTCAACGTCTCGGCGACGCTGAACCCGAAGCCGGTGAAGGGCGACTGGAACGGCGCGGGCGCGCACACCAACTTCTCGACGAAGGCGATGCGCGAGGACTACCGCGCCATCATCACCGCGTGCGAGTCGCTGGGCGAGGGCAGCAAGCCCCTGGACCACGTCAAGAACTACGGCGCCGGCATCGACGAGCGCCTGACGGGTCTGCACGAGACCGCCCCGTGGAACGAGTTCAGCTACGGCGTGTCCGACCGCGGCGCCTCGGTCCGCATCCCGTGGCAGGTGGAGAAGGACGGCAAGGGCTACATCGAGGACCGCCGCCCGAACGCCAACGTGGACCCGTACGTGGTGACCCGTCTCATCACGGACACCTGCTGCGCGAGCCTGAAGAAGGAGGGCCTGGTCTAG
- a CDS encoding winged helix-turn-helix domain-containing protein — protein sequence MSHSRSLTSAASAATAASAPLSYPPSPRHRLRAVDRNEVARVVDLLPPGATWLPAPQHTLPTLPGQPPMIGYLVLVPAGSADQQPPIAFAPQSVPAPAASRGAAATTSAAPTTGDELVRIDAAQRTAEVDGRVLDLTYLEFELLAHLVAHPHRVHSRDQLVTTVWGYGHVGDGRTVDVHVARLRRKLGAAHRGAIQTVRRVGYKYAP from the coding sequence ATGTCTCACTCCCGTTCCCTGACCTCTGCCGCTTCCGCCGCGACCGCTGCGAGCGCGCCCCTCTCCTATCCGCCCAGTCCGCGCCACCGGCTGCGCGCCGTGGACCGCAACGAGGTCGCCCGCGTGGTCGACCTCCTGCCGCCCGGCGCCACCTGGCTGCCCGCGCCGCAGCACACCCTGCCCACGCTGCCGGGCCAGCCGCCGATGATCGGCTACCTGGTCCTCGTACCGGCCGGGTCCGCGGACCAGCAGCCGCCGATCGCCTTCGCCCCGCAGTCCGTTCCCGCGCCGGCCGCCTCCCGCGGTGCCGCGGCCACCACGAGCGCTGCGCCCACCACCGGGGACGAACTCGTCCGCATCGACGCGGCGCAGCGCACCGCCGAGGTCGACGGCCGCGTACTCGACCTGACCTACCTGGAGTTCGAGCTGCTGGCCCACCTGGTGGCGCACCCGCACCGGGTGCACAGCAGGGACCAGCTGGTGACCACGGTCTGGGGCTACGGCCACGTCGGCGACGGCCGGACCGTGGACGTCCACGTCGCCCGCCTGCGCCGCAAGCTGGGCGCGGCACACCGCGGCGCGATCCAGACCGTGCGCCGCGTGGGCTACAAGTACGCGCCCTGA